Proteins encoded in a region of the Flammeovirga yaeyamensis genome:
- the rplE gene encoding 50S ribosomal protein L5: MATATRLKDKYQEEIVPALKERFSYKSVMQVPKLEKIIINRGVGEAVADKKLVDIAVEELSTIAGQKAVPTMSKKSISNFKLREDMPIGARVTLRGDRMYQFLDRLITIAIPRERDFQGIKDKLDGRGNYTLGVKEQIIFPEIKLDQVKKVTGMDITFTTSANTDEEAYELLKLFGMPFKKK; encoded by the coding sequence ATGGCTACAGCGACAAGATTAAAGGACAAATACCAAGAGGAAATCGTTCCAGCATTAAAGGAACGTTTCAGCTACAAGTCTGTAATGCAAGTTCCAAAATTGGAGAAAATTATCATCAACAGAGGTGTTGGTGAGGCAGTTGCAGATAAAAAACTTGTAGACATCGCAGTAGAAGAATTATCTACTATTGCAGGTCAGAAAGCAGTACCTACGATGTCTAAGAAATCAATCTCAAACTTCAAATTACGTGAAGATATGCCAATCGGCGCTCGCGTAACATTAAGAGGTGACAGAATGTATCAATTCTTAGATCGTTTGATTACTATTGCTATTCCTCGTGAGCGTGACTTCCAAGGTATCAAGGATAAATTGGATGGTCGTGGTAACTATACTTTAGGTGTAAAAGAGCAAATCATCTTCCCAGAGATCAAACTTGATCAAGTAAAGAAGGTGACAGGTATGGACATCACGTTCACTACCTCTGCTAATACAGATGAGGAAGCTTATGAGCTTCTGAAATTATTTGGAATGCCTTTTAAGAAAAAATAG
- a CDS encoding choice-of-anchor Q domain-containing protein translates to MKTLSFYTGIILSLLISCTPDDEVISSDPSFQLQFSVDTVFFDTLFTSKEDEGIDMRSVTQRFMVYNNSENAVNISEISLNDPNSVYSMLINGQNEDIINNTLLRGGDSMLVLTEANVPYQNADDIRELNGQISFFTNGNRQAIQLNAYAEDPFYVSGGAILVGDVVWEKGRPYVITDSLYISQNASLTANAGTRIVFDNGAKLLISGSLQLMGTPQDTIRLESIRLDGQYENAPGQWDGLFFDSLSHDNKIHGTLIKNARVGVLMYHNDNDDIIDLDIEGSTIQNMSQVGVAITNSDVRIVNTIISHTISYAYAHAGGGKCDFYYNTIVNSNTGFFREDPSVAFESTNEVIQLNLVNNIIWGNLSNELVVTEGVDFNSITNNILKASSDQFDPETNLINIDPYFRYPFTYNFDLADDSPARGAGIDVNGITVDQRGENRTSPPDIGALQWIPEEE, encoded by the coding sequence TTGAAAACACTTAGCTTTTATACAGGAATCATTCTATCACTCCTCATAAGTTGTACTCCAGATGATGAGGTCATCAGTTCAGATCCTTCTTTTCAACTTCAATTTTCTGTAGATACAGTATTTTTTGATACTCTATTTACATCAAAAGAAGATGAGGGGATTGATATGCGAAGTGTTACCCAGCGTTTTATGGTGTACAATAACTCAGAAAATGCAGTCAATATTTCAGAAATCTCATTAAATGATCCTAATTCTGTTTATTCTATGTTGATAAACGGGCAAAATGAAGATATTATCAATAATACTTTACTGAGAGGTGGAGATAGTATGTTAGTCTTGACTGAAGCTAATGTACCTTATCAAAATGCGGATGATATACGAGAATTGAATGGCCAAATTTCTTTTTTCACCAATGGAAACAGACAAGCTATACAATTAAATGCTTATGCAGAGGATCCGTTTTATGTTTCAGGGGGGGCAATTTTAGTAGGTGATGTAGTATGGGAAAAAGGAAGACCATATGTTATCACTGATTCCTTATATATATCACAAAATGCGAGTTTAACGGCCAATGCCGGAACAAGAATAGTTTTTGATAATGGAGCAAAGCTTTTGATTAGTGGCTCATTACAGTTAATGGGGACACCTCAAGATACGATAAGGTTAGAAAGTATTCGATTGGATGGGCAATATGAAAATGCTCCCGGTCAATGGGATGGACTCTTCTTTGATTCCTTAAGTCATGATAATAAAATCCATGGTACTTTAATTAAAAATGCTAGAGTTGGTGTTTTGATGTATCATAATGATAACGATGATATTATCGACTTGGATATAGAAGGTTCAACAATTCAAAATATGTCTCAAGTAGGAGTAGCAATAACTAATTCTGATGTAAGAATAGTTAATACTATCATTAGTCATACGATCTCTTATGCCTATGCCCATGCAGGAGGAGGCAAATGTGATTTTTACTATAATACAATTGTAAATTCAAATACGGGCTTCTTTAGGGAAGACCCATCTGTAGCATTCGAAAGTACAAATGAAGTTATACAGTTAAACTTAGTAAATAATATAATTTGGGGTAATTTATCAAATGAATTAGTAGTTACAGAAGGTGTTGATTTTAATAGTATTACAAATAATATATTGAAAGCATCAAGTGATCAGTTTGACCCTGAAACCAATTTAATAAATATAGATCCATATTTCAGATATCCTTTTACTTATAATTTTGACTTAGCAGATGATAGTCCGGCTCGAGGAGCAGGAATTGATGTAAACGGTATAACTGTTGATCAAAGAGGAGAGAATAGAACATCACCACCAGATATAGGTGCTTTGCAATGGATTCCAGAGGAAGAATAA
- the rplN gene encoding 50S ribosomal protein L14: protein MIQQESRLSVADNSGAKEVLCIRVLGGTKKRYASVGDKIVVSVKSAIPSSNVKKGTVSRAVVVRTKKEVRRKDGSYIRFEDNAAVLLNAQDEPRGTRIFGPVARELREKQFMKIVSLAPEVL from the coding sequence ATGATACAACAGGAATCAAGACTGTCAGTAGCAGATAACTCAGGCGCAAAAGAGGTACTATGTATCCGCGTGTTGGGTGGTACAAAAAAGCGTTACGCTTCTGTAGGCGACAAAATCGTCGTTTCTGTGAAGTCAGCGATCCCTTCTTCAAATGTTAAGAAAGGGACTGTATCTAGAGCGGTTGTTGTAAGAACTAAAAAAGAAGTTCGTAGAAAGGACGGTTCTTACATTCGTTTCGAAGACAATGCAGCAGTTCTATTGAACGCGCAAGACGAGCCAAGAGGTACTCGTATCTTCGGACCAGTCGCAAGAGAGCTTCGTGAGAAGCAATTTATGAAAATCGTTTCGTTAGCACCTGAGGTACTCTAA
- the rpsQ gene encoding 30S ribosomal protein S17 — MERNFRKQRQGVVVSDKMDKSITVQVETRQKHPMYGKYIKKTKKFMAHDETNTAGIGDTVRIMETRPLSARKRWRLVEVVEKAK, encoded by the coding sequence ATGGAAAGAAACTTCAGAAAGCAGCGTCAAGGAGTAGTAGTGAGCGACAAAATGGACAAGTCTATTACAGTGCAAGTGGAAACACGTCAAAAGCACCCAATGTACGGTAAGTACATTAAGAAGACTAAGAAGTTTATGGCGCATGATGAAACTAACACTGCAGGTATCGGAGATACCGTTAGAATTATGGAGACGCGCCCATTGAGCGCGCGTAAGCGTTGGAGATTGGTGGAGGTAGTAGAAAAGGCGAAGTAA
- the sdaAA gene encoding L-serine ammonia-lyase, iron-sulfur-dependent, subunit alpha, with protein sequence MAVLFESFSEWKEFCEKKKVSLHQPVLDYEVREKERTKEEIKLALKQAFDVMKDAVKTGLNEDMTSRSGMIENGGKKVFNSPINVLSEEFKVLISRALAAKEVNSCMGRVVAAPTAGASGILPGVLVTLQDLHQLDDDTLHNALLVSAGIALIMEKKSGIAGAVGGCQAETGTAAAMAAGAITYCLGGNIDMVFNAVAITAQCMLGLVCDPVAGLVEVPCVVRNASAAAIANSSAQIALANVSGVIPVDECVDAMGEVGQSMEDRYKETALGGIAATPTAKMISKKVLISDIDIIDSSEE encoded by the coding sequence ATGGCCGTACTTTTTGAATCATTTTCTGAATGGAAAGAGTTCTGTGAAAAGAAAAAAGTATCCCTTCATCAACCTGTTTTGGATTATGAAGTGAGAGAAAAAGAACGCACTAAGGAAGAAATTAAATTAGCCTTAAAGCAAGCCTTCGATGTCATGAAGGATGCTGTCAAGACAGGTTTAAACGAGGATATGACCTCTAGATCAGGCATGATTGAAAACGGTGGAAAAAAAGTTTTCAATTCTCCAATCAATGTTTTGTCAGAAGAATTTAAAGTTCTCATCTCAAGGGCACTTGCTGCAAAAGAAGTAAATTCTTGTATGGGAAGAGTAGTTGCCGCACCTACTGCAGGAGCATCTGGTATTCTACCTGGAGTATTGGTTACGCTTCAAGATCTTCATCAATTGGATGATGACACATTGCATAACGCTCTATTGGTCTCAGCAGGAATTGCTTTGATAATGGAAAAAAAATCGGGTATCGCTGGAGCTGTAGGCGGTTGTCAAGCTGAAACAGGAACAGCTGCTGCAATGGCTGCTGGGGCAATTACTTATTGTTTAGGAGGAAACATTGATATGGTATTCAATGCTGTAGCGATTACTGCACAGTGTATGCTCGGATTGGTTTGTGATCCTGTCGCTGGATTGGTTGAGGTACCTTGTGTGGTTAGAAATGCAAGTGCTGCTGCTATTGCTAATTCTTCAGCTCAAATTGCATTAGCCAATGTAAGTGGTGTAATCCCTGTGGATGAATGTGTAGACGCAATGGGAGAAGTAGGGCAAAGCATGGAGGACCGTTACAAAGAAACGGCCTTAGGAGGTATAGCAGCTACACCAACTGCTAAGATGATATCTAAAAAAGTATTGATCTCCGATATCGATATTATCGATTCTTCGGAAGAATAA
- a CDS encoding SdiA-regulated domain-containing protein, whose translation MRTIHYILLIVQLTVYSNSIFAQKIKQLEFLEIKQLENYQGRFDLSGISKKEKEIVVVADKFENNFIYSLHQKDNSFEVKASYKLDIPGKIDLEGISVYKNKAYLINEADNEVYVYDFDKKATNKLPIDWSSLFLPRTEWLKNTGFEGVAVDGKAGLLYLAKERQPSFIIVVDLNTNKIVREFTLKRNCSKDISDMYLYKGDLFILERNARCIAQYDLEKNKIVQHYSYEKSVVTNKQKLFEPEKYGMAEALMIVDDEVWLGYDNNGVKVSDEAKLRYGIKGDKPVLLKFKFDF comes from the coding sequence ATGAGAACGATACATTACATACTATTAATAGTTCAACTAACAGTTTATAGTAATTCTATTTTTGCACAGAAAATTAAGCAACTTGAATTTTTAGAAATCAAACAGTTGGAGAATTATCAAGGACGTTTTGACTTAAGTGGTATTTCAAAAAAAGAGAAAGAAATTGTTGTTGTAGCAGATAAATTCGAAAATAACTTTATTTATTCTTTACATCAAAAAGATAATTCTTTTGAGGTAAAGGCATCTTACAAATTAGATATTCCAGGGAAAATAGATCTTGAAGGAATTTCTGTTTATAAAAATAAAGCATACCTGATAAATGAAGCTGATAATGAGGTGTATGTCTATGATTTTGATAAGAAAGCGACAAATAAATTACCTATAGATTGGAGTAGTTTGTTCTTGCCTAGAACGGAGTGGTTAAAAAATACTGGTTTTGAGGGAGTTGCTGTAGATGGAAAAGCAGGATTACTTTATTTAGCAAAAGAAAGACAACCTTCATTTATTATCGTAGTAGATTTGAATACCAATAAAATTGTTAGAGAATTTACTTTAAAAAGAAATTGCAGCAAAGACATATCAGATATGTATCTTTATAAGGGTGATTTATTTATTCTAGAAAGGAATGCTAGATGTATTGCTCAATACGATTTGGAGAAAAATAAAATTGTACAACATTATTCTTATGAAAAGTCTGTAGTCACAAATAAGCAAAAGCTATTTGAACCGGAAAAATATGGAATGGCAGAAGCTTTAATGATTGTTGATGATGAAGTATGGCTTGGTTACGATAATAATGGTGTAAAAGTCTCAGATGAGGCCAAATTACGGTACGGAATAAAGGGTGATAAGCCGGTATTGCTAAAATTTAAATTTGATTTTTAG
- the rpmC gene encoding 50S ribosomal protein L29 — MKTKELKDQVKGLSSEELAENIKTSQKQLEDLAYAHAVSPLENPMQLKTLKKQVARLKTELHARVTVELEEKVKADNVTRESISEFLQKSTFLAPVNKKMVLRAIEKVNN; from the coding sequence ATGAAAACAAAAGAGTTAAAGGATCAGGTGAAAGGCTTATCTTCGGAAGAGCTTGCAGAGAACATCAAAACTTCTCAAAAGCAATTAGAAGATCTTGCTTATGCTCATGCAGTATCACCACTAGAGAACCCAATGCAATTGAAAACACTTAAAAAGCAAGTTGCTCGTCTTAAGACTGAGTTGCACGCTAGAGTGACAGTTGAATTGGAGGAAAAGGTTAAAGCTGATAACGTAACTCGTGAGTCTATCTCAGAGTTCTTGCAAAAGTCAACGTTTTTAGCGCCTGTAAACAAGAAGATGGTTTTAAGAGCTATCGAGAAAGTTAACAACTAA
- the rpsN gene encoding 30S ribosomal protein S14, with protein MAREAIKARERKRERLVAKYAAKRKALKEAGDWEGLDALPKNSSPVRLHNRCKLTGRPKGYMRKFGISRVTFREMASAGKIPGVTKSSW; from the coding sequence ATGGCAAGAGAAGCAATAAAAGCTAGAGAGCGCAAGCGCGAAAGATTAGTTGCAAAATATGCAGCGAAGCGCAAAGCGTTAAAAGAAGCAGGTGACTGGGAAGGACTTGATGCTCTTCCTAAGAACTCTTCACCGGTTCGTTTACACAATCGTTGTAAATTAACTGGACGTCCGAAAGGTTACATGCGTAAGTTTGGTATTTCACGTGTTACATTCCGTGAAATGGCATCAGCAGGTAAAATCCCAGGCGTTACAAAATCGAGCTGGTAA
- a CDS encoding NADH-quinone oxidoreductase subunit A — protein sequence MGNQMLTDFGNITLFIIVAIIFALGGLFTAFLVRPRRPNEEKLTTYESGEDPLGTAWGNFNIRFYVVALIFLLFEVEILFLFPWATVFGDAEKIKQTDGMWGWFALFEIVVFVGILILGLAYVWKKGFLDWIKPSKVQPIEENNNFDSSPYKDFNKKYIN from the coding sequence ATGGGTAATCAAATGCTAACAGACTTCGGTAACATTACATTATTTATAATTGTTGCTATTATTTTCGCTTTAGGAGGGTTGTTTACTGCATTTCTAGTTAGACCAAGAAGACCAAACGAAGAAAAATTAACTACCTACGAAAGTGGGGAGGATCCATTAGGTACTGCTTGGGGTAATTTTAATATACGATTTTACGTTGTGGCATTAATATTTCTATTATTCGAAGTAGAGATATTATTTTTATTTCCTTGGGCAACAGTTTTTGGAGATGCAGAAAAAATCAAACAAACTGATGGTATGTGGGGTTGGTTTGCATTATTCGAAATTGTCGTTTTTGTTGGAATATTGATTTTAGGTTTAGCATATGTGTGGAAAAAAGGTTTCTTAGATTGGATAAAACCTTCAAAAGTACAGCCTATTGAAGAGAATAATAATTTCGATTCTTCACCATACAAGGATTTCAATAAGAAATATATAAATTAG
- the mazG gene encoding nucleoside triphosphate pyrophosphohydrolase yields MQGDINIKDTRLRAFKRLLDIMDDLREKCPWDRKQTLESLRHLTIEEVYELSDAILDKDMEEIKKELGDVMLHLVFYAKIGSETNNFAIDDVLNSICEKLIVRHPHIYGDIDVNDADEVARNWELIKLKEKGDKPKRVLGGVPKSLPEIVKALRIQEKSAGVGFEWDNKEDVWKKVQEEIQELEVEVKANDQGEDNLDKIEDEFGDVMFSMINYARFLKVNPSDALERTNKKFISRFNYIEDKMKEDGLSFDEASLEQMDKYWEESKKK; encoded by the coding sequence ATGCAAGGCGATATAAATATAAAAGATACACGGTTAAGAGCATTCAAAAGGTTATTAGATATCATGGATGATTTACGAGAAAAATGTCCATGGGATAGAAAACAAACTTTAGAATCACTCCGTCATTTAACCATAGAAGAAGTATATGAACTTTCAGATGCCATTCTTGATAAAGACATGGAGGAAATCAAGAAGGAATTAGGAGACGTGATGCTTCACTTAGTTTTTTATGCAAAAATAGGGTCTGAGACCAATAATTTCGCTATTGATGATGTATTGAATAGTATTTGTGAAAAGTTAATTGTTCGTCATCCACATATTTATGGAGATATTGATGTAAATGATGCCGATGAGGTCGCTCGTAATTGGGAATTAATCAAATTGAAAGAAAAAGGCGATAAACCCAAAAGAGTGCTAGGAGGTGTTCCTAAATCATTACCCGAAATTGTGAAAGCATTGAGAATTCAAGAGAAATCTGCGGGAGTTGGTTTTGAATGGGATAATAAAGAAGATGTTTGGAAGAAAGTTCAAGAAGAAATTCAAGAATTGGAAGTTGAAGTAAAAGCAAATGATCAAGGAGAAGATAATTTGGACAAAATAGAAGATGAGTTTGGAGATGTGATGTTCTCTATGATCAATTATGCTCGTTTTCTTAAGGTCAATCCTTCTGATGCACTGGAAAGAACGAACAAGAAATTTATATCAAGATTTAATTACATAGAAGATAAAATGAAGGAAGATGGACTGTCTTTCGATGAAGCATCTTTAGAGCAGATGGATAAATATTGGGAAGAAAGTAAAAAAAAATAA
- the rplF gene encoding 50S ribosomal protein L6, whose translation MSRIGKKPVSIPAGVEVKLNDNLIVVKGPKGELQQEINKDIAIEVEGSEVRFVRPSDHKDHRSLHGLYRALTQNMVVGVSEGYKKSLELVGVGFKASVQGQLLDLDLGYSHRILFQVPAEIKVSAETAKGQPPVVHVEGVDKQLVGQVAAKIRSFRKPEPYKGKGVKYVGEEIRRKAGKAAGKK comes from the coding sequence ATGTCAAGAATTGGTAAAAAGCCAGTTTCAATCCCAGCGGGTGTTGAGGTAAAACTTAACGACAACTTAATCGTTGTAAAAGGACCTAAAGGAGAATTGCAACAGGAAATCAACAAAGACATCGCTATCGAGGTAGAAGGTTCAGAAGTACGTTTCGTACGTCCTTCAGATCATAAAGACCACCGCTCTTTGCACGGTCTTTATAGAGCCTTGACTCAAAACATGGTGGTTGGTGTATCTGAAGGATACAAAAAATCACTAGAGTTAGTAGGTGTCGGTTTTAAAGCATCGGTACAAGGTCAATTATTGGACCTTGATCTTGGTTATTCACACAGAATTCTTTTCCAAGTTCCAGCGGAAATCAAAGTGAGCGCTGAAACTGCAAAAGGACAACCACCTGTAGTACACGTTGAAGGCGTTGACAAGCAATTGGTTGGACAAGTTGCAGCGAAGATCCGTTCATTCAGAAAGCCAGAACCATACAAAGGTAAAGGTGTGAAGTATGTTGGTGAAGAGATTAGAAGAAAAGCAGGTAAAGCTGCTGGTAAAAAATAA
- the rplX gene encoding 50S ribosomal protein L24, which produces MNRKFHIKKGDKVTIISGENKGKEGVVLTVDREKERAIVEGVNMVTKHVKPTAEKPEGGVKQMEAPIHVSNIKLIDPESGNATRVGRKLDENGKLKRYSKNTGKFID; this is translated from the coding sequence ATGAATAGAAAATTCCATATCAAAAAAGGCGACAAAGTAACAATAATCTCTGGCGAAAATAAAGGCAAAGAGGGAGTTGTACTTACAGTTGACCGTGAGAAGGAGCGTGCCATCGTTGAAGGTGTGAATATGGTTACTAAACACGTTAAACCTACGGCTGAAAAGCCAGAAGGTGGTGTTAAGCAAATGGAAGCACCAATTCACGTTTCAAACATTAAGTTGATCGACCCAGAATCGGGTAACGCTACTCGCGTAGGTCGTAAGCTTGACGAAAACGGTAAGTTGAAAAGATATTCTAAGAACACTGGAAAATTTATCGACTAA
- the rplP gene encoding 50S ribosomal protein L16: protein MLQPKRVKFRKRQKERSRSHGIAQRGHSISFGSFGLKALEGGWITARQIEASRIAMTRAMKREGQVWIRIFPDKPVTSKPAEVRMGKGKGAPAYWVAPVKAGTILFESDGVSIERAQESMRLAAQKLPIKVKFVVRPDYVG from the coding sequence ATGTTACAGCCAAAGAGAGTCAAGTTCAGAAAGAGACAAAAAGAAAGAAGTAGAAGCCATGGCATCGCTCAACGCGGTCATAGCATTTCTTTTGGTAGCTTCGGTCTGAAGGCACTTGAAGGAGGTTGGATCACAGCTCGTCAAATCGAAGCGTCACGTATTGCGATGACTCGTGCGATGAAACGTGAAGGTCAGGTATGGATTCGTATCTTCCCTGACAAGCCAGTTACTTCAAAGCCAGCCGAGGTACGTATGGGTAAGGGTAAAGGTGCCCCTGCTTATTGGGTTGCTCCAGTGAAAGCCGGAACAATCTTGTTCGAATCTGATGGAGTATCAATCGAGAGAGCACAGGAGTCAATGAGATTGGCTGCGCAGAAGCTCCCAATCAAAGTGAAGTTTGTGGTCAGACCAGACTACGTAGGATAA
- a CDS encoding SprT-like domain-containing protein: MSKNNVSHQDIVDSLSKYTPKQAAIIFADWILHYKIHVKITKERKTRLGDYRPPQRGHGHKISINHSLNPYQFAITFAHEVAHLVVWDQFQNKVAPHGKEWKQQFGNFLQLLLNHNVFPEDLIEAVTRHRKKPSASSGNDVQLKKALMKYDKAEENENETLFLDDLNDGDAFILENHGIFIRNKKLRKYYLCTEKSTGKQFRINSLAKVSLV; this comes from the coding sequence ATGAGTAAAAATAATGTTTCACATCAGGACATTGTTGATAGTTTATCGAAATACACTCCAAAACAAGCTGCCATAATTTTTGCTGATTGGATTTTACATTATAAGATTCATGTAAAGATTACCAAGGAAAGGAAAACGCGGTTAGGTGACTATAGACCTCCACAAAGAGGACATGGACATAAAATTAGTATCAATCATAGTTTAAACCCCTATCAGTTTGCAATCACTTTTGCTCATGAAGTAGCTCATTTGGTTGTTTGGGATCAATTTCAAAATAAAGTAGCTCCACACGGAAAGGAATGGAAACAACAATTTGGTAACTTTCTTCAACTTTTATTGAATCATAATGTATTTCCAGAAGATTTAATTGAAGCCGTTACTAGACATCGAAAGAAACCGTCAGCCTCAAGTGGTAATGATGTACAACTAAAAAAGGCTTTGATGAAGTACGATAAAGCGGAAGAAAATGAAAATGAAACTCTTTTTCTAGATGATTTAAACGATGGCGATGCCTTTATTTTAGAAAATCATGGAATTTTTATCAGAAATAAAAAATTAAGGAAGTATTACCTCTGCACCGAGAAATCGACAGGAAAGCAATTTAGAATCAATTCCTTAGCTAAAGTTAGCTTGGTTTAA
- the rplR gene encoding 50S ribosomal protein L18, which translates to MATKKDLRRLRIKRGIRKKISGTAERPRLSVYKSNTAIYAQLIDDQTGRTLVASDSREINAESKASNVTLAAEVGKKVAEKATAAGISTVIFDRNGYLYHGKVKALAEGAREGGLKF; encoded by the coding sequence ATGGCCACTAAGAAAGATCTGAGAAGACTGAGAATCAAAAGGGGTATTCGTAAGAAGATTTCAGGTACAGCTGAACGCCCTAGACTCTCTGTATACAAAAGTAATACTGCAATCTATGCGCAGTTGATCGACGACCAAACTGGCCGTACTCTTGTTGCCTCTGATTCACGTGAGATCAATGCTGAAAGCAAAGCATCTAACGTTACATTGGCTGCAGAAGTAGGCAAAAAGGTTGCTGAGAAAGCTACTGCTGCTGGTATTTCAACGGTTATTTTTGACCGTAACGGTTACCTTTACCACGGTAAAGTGAAAGCGTTAGCAGAAGGTGCTAGAGAAGGTGGTTTGAAATTCTAA
- the rpsH gene encoding 30S ribosomal protein S8 gives MTDPIADYLTRLRNAISANKRIVEVPASNIKKQMTKVLHDKGFVQGYKFEDGVNTQGVIKIALKYHPVTKQPAVVDLERVSRPGLRKYASAKNMPRVLNGLGIAILSTSKGVMTDKEAREQNVGGEVLCYVY, from the coding sequence ATGACAGATCCTATAGCGGACTACCTTACGAGACTTAGAAACGCGATTAGCGCTAACAAGCGTATCGTAGAAGTACCTGCTTCAAACATTAAGAAGCAGATGACTAAGGTGCTGCATGACAAAGGCTTCGTTCAAGGCTACAAGTTCGAGGATGGTGTAAACACTCAAGGTGTGATTAAAATCGCATTGAAGTATCATCCAGTGACTAAGCAACCTGCGGTTGTTGATTTGGAACGTGTTTCACGTCCAGGTCTACGTAAGTATGCTAGCGCTAAGAACATGCCACGTGTACTTAATGGTTTAGGTATCGCAATCCTTTCAACTTCGAAAGGTGTGATGACTGACAAAGAAGCACGTGAACAAAATGTAGGTGGCGAAGTACTTTGCTACGTATACTAA
- the rpsE gene encoding 30S ribosomal protein S5: MKQNVTKVKSADLELTEKVVAIKRVAKVVKGGRRFSFSAIVVVGNGDGVAGYGLGKANEVTDAITKGIEDAKKNLMKVPVLKGTVPHPQKGKFGGGRVLIKPASAGTGVIAGGAMRAVLESAGVHDVLAKSQGSSNPHNVVKATFDALLKMRDPRMVAEQRGVKLSKVFNG, translated from the coding sequence ATGAAACAAAACGTAACAAAAGTAAAATCAGCTGATCTAGAGCTTACAGAAAAAGTTGTTGCTATCAAGCGTGTAGCTAAGGTAGTAAAAGGCGGTAGACGCTTCAGCTTTTCTGCGATCGTAGTTGTAGGTAACGGTGACGGCGTTGCTGGTTATGGTTTGGGTAAAGCCAACGAGGTAACTGACGCAATCACTAAAGGCATCGAAGACGCTAAGAAAAACCTAATGAAGGTACCAGTACTTAAAGGTACTGTTCCTCACCCTCAAAAAGGTAAATTCGGTGGCGGACGCGTGCTAATCAAACCTGCATCTGCAGGTACTGGTGTTATCGCAGGTGGTGCGATGCGTGCAGTTCTTGAATCAGCAGGTGTACACGACGTATTAGCGAAATCACAAGGTTCTTCTAACCCACACAACGTGGTTAAAGCAACTTTTGATGCGCTACTTAAAATGCGTGATCCACGCATGGTAGCTGAGCAACGCGGCGTGAAATTAAGCAAAGTTTTTAACGGCTAA